A DNA window from Pseudomonas wuhanensis contains the following coding sequences:
- a CDS encoding REP-associated tyrosine transposase — MPDLPASHRLRTGRYAEPNRIYLLTTNTLDRKPVFADFALGRLVVHQFRQAQNTGLVNSLAWVVMPDHFHWLVELENCSLSNLMRQTKSLITREVNLSSNRNGPLWQQGYHDRALRREEDLVKIARYVVANPLRAGLVERLGDYPLWDAIWL, encoded by the coding sequence TTGCCTGATCTTCCTGCTTCACATCGCCTACGAACGGGGCGCTATGCCGAACCCAATCGAATCTATTTACTGACTACCAATACACTTGATCGCAAGCCGGTTTTTGCGGATTTCGCATTGGGCAGATTGGTTGTTCATCAATTTCGCCAAGCACAAAACACAGGCTTAGTGAATTCACTGGCATGGGTCGTTATGCCTGATCACTTCCATTGGCTTGTCGAGTTGGAGAACTGTTCGCTCAGTAATCTGATGCGTCAAACCAAGTCACTGATTACGCGGGAGGTGAATCTTTCCAGTAACAGGAATGGACCACTTTGGCAGCAGGGCTATCACGACCGGGCATTGAGGCGAGAAGAAGACTTGGTGAAGATCGCACGGTATGTAGTGGCGAATCCATTGCGGGCAGGGCTTGTAGAGCGGCTTGGCGACTATCCCTTGTGGGATGCTATTTGGCTTTAA
- a CDS encoding GlcG/HbpS family heme-binding protein, with amino-acid sequence MSALTLNVAVNLANQAISTGREISAAPLTVAVLDAGGHLITLQREDGASLLRPQIAIGKAWGAIALGKGSRLLAQDAQQRPAFFAALNSLGQGSVVPVPGGVLVRDQDGTVLGAVGISGDLSDVDEQCAIRAIEGQGLRADAGVVG; translated from the coding sequence ATGAGCGCTTTAACCTTGAACGTCGCAGTCAACCTGGCCAATCAGGCCATCTCCACAGGCCGGGAAATCTCCGCCGCGCCCTTGACCGTTGCCGTGCTGGACGCCGGCGGGCACTTGATAACGCTGCAACGCGAAGACGGCGCCAGCCTGCTGCGCCCGCAGATCGCCATCGGCAAAGCTTGGGGCGCCATCGCCTTGGGCAAGGGCTCACGCCTGCTGGCACAAGACGCCCAACAACGCCCGGCCTTCTTCGCCGCGCTGAACAGCCTGGGGCAGGGCAGCGTCGTGCCGGTGCCGGGCGGCGTGTTGGTTCGGGATCAGGACGGGACTGTGCTGGGAGCGGTGGGTATCAGCGGCGATTTGTCTGATGTCGATGAACAGTGTGCGATCAGGGCGATTGAGGGGCAGGGGTTGAGGGCGGATGCGGGGGTGGTTGGTTGA